One Streptomyces sp. R28 DNA window includes the following coding sequences:
- the treS gene encoding maltose alpha-D-glucosyltransferase, producing MIVNEPVQDTFEDTPAKDRDPDWFKRAVFYEVLVRSFQDSNGDGVGDLKGLTAKLDYLQWLGVDCLWLPPFFKSPLKDGGYDVSDYTSVLPEFGDLADFVDFVDSAHQRGMRVIIDFVMNHTSDQHPWFQESRKDPDGPYGDYYMWADDDKQYADARIIFVDTEASNWTFDPVRKQYFFHRFFSHQPDLNYENPAVQEEILSALKFWLDLGIDGFRLDAVPYLYSQEGTNCENLPATHAFLRRVRKEIDAQYPDTVLLAEANQWPEDVVDYFGDFQSGGDECHMAFHFPVMPRIFMAVRRESRYPVSEILAKTPAIPSGCQWGIFLRNHDELTLEMVTDEERDYMYAEYAKDPRMRANIGIRRRLAPLLDNDRNQIELFTALLLSLPGSPILYYGDEIGMGDNIWLGDRDAVRTPMQWTPDRNAGFSSSDPGRLFLPTIMDPVYGYQVTNVEASMSSPSSLLHWTRRMIEIRKQNPAFGLGSYTELQSSNPAVIAFLREYEDDLVLCVNNFSRFAQPTELDLRRFEGRHPTELFGGVRFPAIGELPYLLTLGGHGFYWFRLRKDAA from the coding sequence ATGATCGTCAACGAGCCCGTTCAGGACACCTTCGAGGACACGCCTGCCAAGGATCGTGACCCGGATTGGTTCAAGCGCGCCGTCTTCTACGAGGTCCTGGTGCGCTCCTTCCAGGACAGCAACGGCGACGGAGTCGGCGACCTCAAAGGCCTCACCGCCAAACTCGACTACCTGCAATGGCTCGGCGTCGACTGCCTGTGGCTGCCGCCCTTCTTCAAGTCGCCGCTCAAGGACGGCGGCTACGACGTCTCCGACTACACGTCCGTGCTGCCCGAGTTCGGCGACCTCGCCGACTTCGTGGACTTCGTGGACTCCGCCCACCAGCGCGGCATGCGGGTCATCATCGACTTCGTCATGAACCACACCAGCGACCAGCACCCGTGGTTCCAGGAATCGAGGAAAGACCCCGACGGCCCCTACGGCGACTACTACATGTGGGCCGACGACGACAAGCAGTACGCCGACGCCCGCATCATCTTCGTCGACACCGAGGCCTCCAACTGGACCTTCGACCCGGTCCGCAAGCAGTACTTCTTCCACCGCTTCTTCTCCCACCAGCCGGACCTGAACTACGAGAACCCGGCCGTGCAGGAGGAGATCCTCTCGGCGCTGAAGTTCTGGCTGGATCTGGGAATCGACGGATTCCGGCTGGACGCGGTGCCGTATCTGTATTCCCAGGAGGGCACGAACTGCGAGAACCTTCCCGCGACCCACGCCTTCCTCAGGCGGGTACGGAAGGAGATCGACGCCCAATACCCGGACACGGTGCTGCTGGCGGAAGCGAACCAGTGGCCGGAGGACGTCGTCGACTATTTCGGCGACTTCCAAAGCGGCGGCGACGAATGCCACATGGCCTTCCACTTCCCGGTGATGCCGCGGATCTTCATGGCCGTACGGCGGGAATCCCGCTACCCGGTCTCGGAAATCCTCGCCAAGACCCCGGCCATCCCCTCCGGCTGCCAGTGGGGCATCTTCCTGCGCAACCACGACGAGCTGACCCTCGAAATGGTCACCGACGAAGAGCGCGACTACATGTACGCGGAGTACGCCAAGGACCCGCGGATGCGCGCCAACATCGGCATCCGCCGCAGGCTGGCCCCGCTGCTCGACAACGACCGCAACCAGATCGAGCTGTTCACCGCGCTGCTGCTGTCGCTCCCCGGCTCGCCGATCCTCTACTACGGCGACGAGATCGGCATGGGCGACAACATCTGGCTCGGCGACCGCGACGCCGTCCGCACACCGATGCAGTGGACCCCCGACCGCAACGCCGGTTTCTCGTCGAGCGACCCGGGGCGGCTGTTCCTGCCCACGATCATGGACCCGGTCTACGGCTACCAGGTGACGAATGTCGAGGCGTCCATGTCCTCGCCGTCCTCTCTCCTGCACTGGACCCGCCGCATGATCGAGATCCGCAAGCAGAACCCGGCCTTCGGACTCGGCTCGTACACGGAACTCCAGTCGTCGAATCCGGCCGTGATCGCCTTCCTGCGCGAATACGAGGACGATCTCGTCCTGTGCGTGAACAACTTCTCCCGGTTCGCGCAGCCGACGGAACTGGATCTCCGAAGGTTCGAGGGGCGGCATCCGACCGAACTGTTCGGCGGGGTGCGATTCCCGGCCATCGGTGAGCTGCCGTACTTGCTGACTCTCGGGGGCCACGGCTTCTACTGGTTCCGGCTCCGCAAGGACGCCGCCTGA
- a CDS encoding maltokinase translates to MSKAVTRTLTTPPGLLASLDPLLREWLPRQRWFAGKGRPVTGFSLVAATELLPPGGKLGLYHLLVRAHQPLAPLSGAPEQPADCYQLLIGEREALPPRLAPALIGHVAEGPLAGRTVYDALYDPRPTELLLEALRTGARIGALRFERDESQEIRSGLVPRLVTSEQSNSSVVYGDTFILKLLRRIVPGVNPDLELPLALARESCDRVPAPTAWIRAELAGEGYVLGVLQPFVQGAADGWELALRELAKGEDFAAAARALGRATAEVHMALARTLPTVTLGHVQVQQLVDGMVERLDAAAQAVPALRPYAPGLRSAFEALADLAAEGCTWTAQRIHGDLHLGQCLRSPAGQWWLIDFEGEPSKPLAERRMPQPPVRDVAGMLRSFDYAAHSADPPVRAWADTCRAAYCSGYAQVSGADPRTDPVLLRAYETDKAIYEVVYEARHRPDWLPVPLSAIRRLAADTGPNPPSPSPSPSPPLSPSTPVSPPSPRRPRP, encoded by the coding sequence ATGTCGAAAGCCGTCACCCGCACCCTTACGACCCCTCCCGGCCTCCTTGCGTCGTTGGACCCGCTCCTGAGGGAGTGGCTGCCACGGCAGCGCTGGTTCGCGGGCAAGGGGCGTCCGGTCACCGGGTTCTCGCTGGTGGCGGCCACCGAGCTGCTGCCGCCCGGCGGCAAGCTGGGCCTGTACCACCTGCTGGTGCGCGCCCATCAGCCACTCGCGCCCTTGTCGGGCGCACCCGAGCAGCCCGCGGACTGCTACCAGCTCCTCATAGGAGAGCGCGAGGCGCTGCCGCCGCGGCTCGCGCCCGCGCTGATCGGACACGTGGCCGAGGGCCCGCTCGCCGGACGCACGGTGTACGACGCCCTGTACGACCCCCGCCCCACCGAGCTGCTCCTGGAGGCGCTGCGCACCGGGGCCCGGATCGGCGCGCTGCGTTTCGAGCGGGACGAAAGCCAGGAGATCCGGTCCGGCCTGGTGCCGCGCCTGGTCACCTCCGAGCAGTCGAACTCGTCGGTCGTCTACGGCGATACGTTCATCCTGAAGCTGTTGCGCCGCATCGTGCCCGGCGTCAATCCCGACCTGGAGCTGCCGCTGGCGCTGGCCCGCGAGAGCTGCGACCGGGTGCCCGCGCCGACGGCGTGGATCCGGGCGGAACTGGCCGGCGAGGGTTACGTCCTCGGCGTGCTCCAGCCCTTCGTGCAGGGCGCGGCGGACGGCTGGGAGCTGGCGCTGCGCGAACTGGCCAAGGGCGAGGACTTCGCCGCCGCGGCGCGGGCGCTCGGGCGCGCGACCGCCGAGGTGCACATGGCGCTGGCCCGCACCCTGCCGACGGTGACGCTGGGCCACGTGCAGGTGCAGCAACTGGTCGACGGCATGGTCGAACGGCTGGACGCGGCCGCGCAGGCGGTGCCCGCGCTACGGCCGTACGCGCCCGGTCTGCGCTCCGCCTTCGAGGCGCTGGCCGACCTGGCCGCCGAGGGCTGCACCTGGACCGCCCAGCGCATCCACGGCGACCTGCACCTCGGGCAGTGCCTGCGCTCACCCGCGGGGCAGTGGTGGCTGATCGACTTCGAGGGCGAGCCGTCGAAGCCGCTGGCCGAACGGCGGATGCCGCAGCCTCCGGTGCGGGACGTCGCGGGGATGCTGCGTTCCTTCGACTACGCCGCCCACTCGGCCGACCCACCGGTACGGGCCTGGGCCGACACCTGCCGGGCCGCCTACTGCTCCGGATACGCGCAGGTCAGCGGAGCCGATCCGCGGACCGATCCGGTGCTGCTGCGCGCGTACGAGACCGACAAGGCGATCTACGAGGTCGTCTACGAGGCCCGCCACCGCCCCGACTGGCTCCCGGTACCGCTGTCCGCGATACGCCGCCTGGCCGCGGACACCGGCCCCAATCCCCCGTCCCCGTCCCCGTCCCCGTCTCCGCCCCTGTCCCCGTCCACCCCCGTATCCCCACCCTCGCCGAGGAGGCCCCGCCCGTGA
- a CDS encoding alpha-1,4-glucan--maltose-1-phosphate maltosyltransferase — protein sequence MPAMHHQSSSPPTSSTDAPPVPRTVTADTGPPTRERPSASDTAGGVGRIPVLDVRPIVQHGRRPAKAVTGETFEISATVFREGHDAVAANVVLSDPEGRPGRWTPMRELAPGTDRWGAIVTAGEPGHWTYRVEAWGDPVTTWRHHAQIKIPAGMDTDLVLEEGARLYERAAASVPEGEGRQVILAAVEALRDESRPAAWRLAAALTPEVDAVLGRYPLRDLVTVTDPLPLLVERERALYGSWYEFFPRSEGTPQQPHGTFRTAARRLPAIAAMGFDVVYLPPIHPIGTTFRKGPNNTLSAGPEDVGVPWAIGSPEGGHDAVHPDLGTIEDFDHFVARATELGLEIALDFALQCSPDHPWVHKHPEWFHHRADGTIAYAENPPKKYQDIYPIAFDADMDGLITETLRVLRHWMAHGVRIFRVDNPHTKPVVFWQKVIADINRTDPDVIFLAEAFTRPAMMHTLAQTGFQQSYTYFTWRNSKQELTEYLTELSGEAAAYMRPNFFANTPDILHEFLQHGGRPAFELRAVLAATLSPTWGIYSGYELCENTPLRNGSEEYLHSEKYQLRPRDWEAAAREGRTIAPLITQLNAVRRANPALRQLRDLHFHHTDKEAVIAYSKRSGSNTVLVVANLDPHHTQEATVSLDMPQLGLEWHESVPVRDELTGETYHWGRANYVRLEPGTRPAHILTVLRPSTPQIGGSPTK from the coding sequence ATGCCCGCCATGCACCACCAGTCGTCCTCACCCCCGACGTCCAGCACCGACGCACCCCCCGTCCCGCGCACCGTCACCGCCGACACCGGACCGCCGACTCGGGAGCGACCCTCCGCGAGCGACACGGCCGGCGGCGTCGGGCGCATACCCGTCCTCGACGTCCGCCCGATCGTCCAGCACGGGCGCAGGCCCGCCAAAGCGGTGACCGGCGAGACCTTCGAGATCTCGGCCACCGTGTTCCGCGAGGGGCATGACGCCGTCGCCGCCAATGTCGTCCTGAGCGACCCGGAAGGCCGTCCGGGCCGCTGGACACCGATGCGTGAACTGGCCCCGGGCACCGACCGCTGGGGCGCCATCGTCACCGCCGGCGAGCCCGGCCACTGGACGTATCGGGTCGAGGCCTGGGGCGATCCGGTCACGACCTGGCGGCACCACGCCCAGATCAAGATCCCGGCCGGCATGGACACCGACCTGGTCCTGGAGGAGGGCGCGCGGCTGTACGAGCGTGCGGCCGCCTCGGTGCCCGAGGGCGAGGGACGGCAAGTGATCCTCGCGGCCGTCGAGGCCCTGCGGGACGAGAGCCGCCCGGCCGCCTGGCGGTTGGCGGCCGCGCTGACGCCCGAGGTGGATGCGGTGTTGGGGCGGTATCCGTTGCGGGATCTGGTCACCGTGACGGATCCGCTGCCGCTGCTGGTGGAGCGCGAGCGGGCCCTGTACGGCTCCTGGTACGAGTTCTTCCCCCGCTCCGAGGGCACCCCGCAGCAGCCCCACGGCACCTTCCGCACCGCCGCACGGCGGTTGCCGGCGATCGCCGCGATGGGCTTCGACGTGGTCTACCTCCCGCCCATCCACCCCATCGGCACGACCTTCCGCAAGGGCCCGAACAACACCCTCTCCGCCGGCCCCGAAGACGTCGGCGTGCCCTGGGCGATCGGCTCCCCCGAAGGCGGCCACGACGCCGTCCACCCCGACCTGGGCACCATCGAGGACTTCGACCACTTCGTGGCCCGGGCAACGGAACTCGGCCTGGAGATCGCCCTCGACTTCGCCCTGCAGTGCTCCCCCGACCACCCCTGGGTCCACAAACACCCCGAGTGGTTCCACCACCGCGCCGACGGCACGATCGCCTACGCCGAGAACCCGCCGAAGAAGTACCAGGACATCTACCCCATCGCCTTCGACGCCGACATGGACGGCCTGATCACCGAGACCCTGCGCGTCCTGCGGCACTGGATGGCCCACGGCGTGCGGATCTTCCGCGTCGACAACCCGCACACCAAACCGGTCGTGTTCTGGCAGAAGGTCATCGCGGACATCAACCGCACCGACCCGGACGTGATCTTCCTGGCCGAGGCGTTCACCCGCCCGGCGATGATGCACACCCTCGCCCAGACCGGCTTCCAGCAGTCGTACACCTACTTCACCTGGCGCAACAGCAAGCAGGAACTCACCGAGTACCTGACCGAGCTGTCCGGCGAGGCGGCCGCCTACATGCGGCCCAACTTCTTCGCCAACACCCCCGACATCCTGCACGAATTCCTCCAGCACGGCGGACGGCCCGCCTTCGAGCTCCGCGCCGTGCTGGCCGCCACCCTCTCCCCCACCTGGGGCATCTACAGCGGCTACGAGCTCTGCGAGAACACCCCCCTGCGCAACGGCAGCGAGGAGTACCTCCACTCGGAGAAGTACCAGCTGCGGCCCCGCGACTGGGAAGCCGCCGCACGCGAAGGCCGCACCATCGCCCCCCTGATCACCCAGCTCAACGCCGTCCGACGGGCCAATCCGGCCCTGCGGCAGTTGCGCGACCTCCACTTCCATCACACGGACAAGGAAGCCGTGATCGCTTATTCGAAGCGAAGCGGTTCGAACACGGTTCTGGTGGTCGCCAACCTCGACCCTCACCACACCCAGGAGGCCACGGTCTCGTTGGACATGCCGCAACTCGGCCTGGAATGGCACGAGTCGGTGCCGGTGCGCGACGAGCTCACCGGCGAGACCTATCACTGGGGCAGGGCGAATTACGTGCGTCTCGAACCGGGCACTCGTCCCGCGCACATCCTCACCGTCCTGCGACCGTCCACCCCGCAGATCGGAGGGTCACCCACAAAATGA